ACGGCATTTAAACGCTGGTAAAAGTGGCCGATAAACTGGCGAACAACGCCATCCCATTGCTCGACGCCTCACCCAAATGCCACGAATCGATACTGATCAACACCCCAATCCCGCGGCATGACGACAACCAAAGCGATGATCGTCAAACTTTTTCCTTTTTATTATTTGATTTCCCTGACAGGCAATATAAAAAAGTACGCCAGAAACAAGAAAATTGAATACGACACTCAAATCATGTATGAACTAAAGATGCAAAACCGGATGAATTTTACTCGTTAGCCTGTTGCATTAGGGAGCCTCTGATTAATTCGTTAACATGAATTTCCGTACCAATTAAATCCAATGGCTTGCGCATTGATTTTTATTGAAAAACTGAATTAATCAGAGGCTCCTTAGAATAATACAACCTGTTTCTTTACGGTATGTTTTGTTATCTATTCAGACTAGGATGATAAAACAATGCATCTCGCAATATGGATTTTAATAAAACAAGAGCGCTCTTATATTTTCCTAGCACCCCAGGATGGGCCCGACTTCCTTGCACGCCTATTCTAGGGGGCTCAGAAGAAGAAATTTCCGTTATCTTCAAGCCGTACCTAGCACCACGGGTTAATAACATTATTTCCGAAAAATCACTCTTGAATTTATCTATTTCCAATGTGTATAGATGAGACTTTTTGAATGCTTTATACATCACGAGCCCATCTGTGTATTTTGTTGAGAAAAGTATATTAATAAGACCGGTAAAAAACTTATTAGCAATTCCCGATACGAAATCATCATCTTCCGAAATTGCATCACCTTTGTATCTCGATGCTACAACTATATCATAACCGGCGTTTATCTTTTCAATTAGCCTTGGAATATCTTCTGGAATCGAGTTACCGTCCGGCGAAAACGGAATAATGACATCACCTCTAGCCAATTCAAACGCTTCCCAAAAAGCCGCTTTAACTCCTTTTGATTTTTGGCGAACCACATTATATCCTTTAGAAATAAGATATTCTTTTGAGCCATCATCAGAACTACCATCAAGAATCAATATCTCGTCACACCAACTTTTGTCTATCCGCGGCATTATAACTTTCAATGCATCTATTTCATTTTTTACAGGAATAAAAAGCGTTGTTATAAATTTTAATTTCGAATTATCCATTTTATTCTTCAAATAAACAGCCGCATTATAAATGCAGCTTGCTGTTCTTTTCTTAGCCTTTAATAAAAATCAAGCAACAACACGCCGTCAAATTATTTTTAAATCTATAACTCAATATAATATCGACTTACATCATAAAAGCCCAGCAATAACTAACCGGAATATTAATAGCCACTCTAGGGAACCTCTGATTAATGCAGTTTATCAAGAAAAATCGATGTGTAAGCCATTGATTAATATACAGTGAATTCAATGTTACGAATTAAATAGCCCTCCCTGAAAAAGCCAAAATTTTTCAGGGAGGACCGCCCTCACACGAACGATAAAAATTGCTCTGATGAAAATGTGCCCCTTAGCCGAAACAGCGACTGCCCAAAATGACGCCAAAAAATCCTCAACCGCCTGAGGATCAAACGGATGTTGTGGCCTGCACCGCACAGGATGGCACGCAACGCATCGCCCATTTCGCCTTTCAGGTAGTTGCGCCCCATTAGTCCGTCGTTCTGTAGGTGGCCGATGATCGGTTCGATGGCGTTGCGGCGTTTCAGGGCACCTTTGAGTCGTCGGGTATCCACGCCGCGTTTTTGCCGGGCTTTGTAAATCGCGACCCCGGGTACCTCGACGCCTGGATAACCGAAGTCCACACCCGCTTCTTTGGCGCTGGCAGGCATAGCAATCAAGTAGCGGCAGAAATGAATAACGACGCTAGCAAGCAAGGCAAAACCGCTACGCGGAGCGCCTAAAACTAGCGGCTTAAATGAATTCATACTCAATTCATTACCATATGAGCGTTCTATTACAGTCAAACTCAAAACACATTCAAATTTTGGTATTTTGCACGAATGATCCCTCCAAGCTTTTTAAAGATTTTAGTTGACGCAGCTGGCGTTAAATGATTATTGTCAGCTGTAATCAAGCTATTTCCGATAATAAAGCTGCAAGTAGATAAATCATCGACAACATCACATAACTGTTCTTGAATGTCGAAGTAGTCAACATTTTCTTCATTTGCAATTTTCTGAATTGCCCGGCGCAAATCGACAGTATTAGAAAGTAATCCGTCTCGCGCAATAGACTGAATCTCATACTCGGTGGATTTCTCACTTGCCTCTCGAGCAACTATATCAATTAGCTTCTCTTTAAATATAAATGGCTGCCCAACCACTAAAACTGGCTTACCAATTGCCTTCATGTATCTAATAGTTTCCCGGAAATTATTATAATCCGGGCCAAGCGACGCAAATATCGTCAAATCGATAGCGTTTTTTTCAATAAAGTCAAACATAAATTGATTAGATTGAAGACAGTAATCCATTCCCCAATTAACACCAGGCCTACAATTTGACGGTGTTGCTTGAAGAAGATTAAATCGCTCTCTAGGCAAATTCTCATTCAACCCCATCCAACTATAACTTGCCACAGAATCTCCCATCAGCAATATATTGACCTTACCATTAACAGGCTGAATACATTCTGCTTGATCAAAGTTTTTAAAATTTGTGAACGAGCAACCTGGCGCCCGAGGTTTCAAGGTACTTAACGAATCTTTTGTTCCTGATAATAAGTACGAGACATTTTTAGGGAAACGCCATCGCCAACCATCATGAGAGTAAACATGCAATGCTGGAGCTCCAACAATTACTAAAGACAATGAAACAGCAGACCAGAATTTACGTCGCCCGGAGGAAGTGCTTTGAAAATCGATCCTTCTAAAAGGCGCTTCAATAAATTTGTATAGTAAAGCGGCGATAGCTATCGATAAAATCAATACAGCGACCTTATCAAGCAAGCTCCATGACTCCGGTTTTATATATTTATAAAATACAATCGTCGGCCAGTGAATAAGGTATACTGAATAACTGATTAGACCCAAGCCAGAAACTAACGAATGCCTCAAAAGCGCACCGAAAAGTCTAGATGTTTTTGCGCCATATATTATTAATGCGGCGCCAAAACACGGGAGTAGCGCAAAAGTGCAAGTATAAGCATGCTCATCTTTATGCTGCGTAGCCGCATACATAATTGTTAAAAATCCAATAAATACAGCAGCCTCTTTTACCCAATCAGAACGATTTTGACTGTGTTCAACACCCAATAAAGCAGCTCCTAGTGAAAATTCAAATATACGAAATGGCATAAGAAAAAATGCCGAGGATTCAACGTTGGAAAACGATACGGACAAATATAATCCGAGTTTATTTTGAATTTCAAAAAGATTATTGACATAAGCGATATTTAATAAAACACTGAAAGCGGAAATCAAAAAAAATGCTTGAGTTAAATGCGCTCTTGGGACTCTGCGAAACAAAAATAAAACAATTATCGGCCAAATCAAGTAAAACTGTAGCTCGACGCTAAGAGACCAAGTATGCAACGCGGGCTTTAGATAAGCCACTTTGTCGAAATAGCCAGATTGACTCCAAAATAATATATTTGACAATCCGACCAAAGCATAAAAAATAGAACCGCCAAGATGTTCAAAATCGTCCGGTCTAAACGATATCTCCGCTATAAAAAATGATAAAAAAAGAGTAAACGCCAACGCCGGAAATATGCGTTTAGCTCGTCTAATCAAAAACAACCCATAGTCAATATTTTTTACACGGGACTGATACAACTCATCCAACAACAATCCGGTTATTAGGTAGCCACTTATTACAAAAAATATATCAACACCGACAAAACCGCCCTTAAAGCCAGCGATCTCAAGATGAAATAAAACAACTAATATGACTGCGATGGCACGGATACCATCAATTTCTTTGTAATAAGTGCTATATTGCGTGCCCGCAGTGTGCAAAAGCGAACTATTCAAATTTAAGCCCTCGCAAAGTCAAAAAATCAACATTGCCGCAATTAAAAATAATTTCTAACTTTAAATACCGAACCAATGTTAGCGTTTTAATTTTTTAACGCTCCACACTTCTGCATTTTCGTTATGGAACCTCTGAATAATAGCTGTTTTGAAATACATCAGTTTCAATAGCCGGTCAAAACTCAAAAACTGACTGATGATTGATCTAAAACAGTCCGTTTTGTGCTCGCAATGCGCCTTATTTGGCAATTGCAGACGCAATCAGGCTACGACGTTAGTAGGCATCCCCGCGCAGGACATTGGCAATCGCTACCAGAAAGGCCAACGGGCCTGATAACCCGCATCGCCGTGGACAAACTGTTCCTCGCCGTGCAACAACGAGGCTGCTTCCGCGATGTCGCTGACGTTGCCCGAGGTGACTTTGAAGGTATGCACCAAGCCGGTTTCGCTATCGACAACAATGTGGAATTTAACCATTGAATGCCTTTCTTGCAGGCATGCATCTCGGGATCGTGCGCTTTGTCCTGATTTCTAGTCGAGGTCGGTGCCGGAACTGCAAAATCGTGCTTTCATCCAGCACGGCTTCCAGGCAGATACCGCAAAAACGCCGCAGCGATTCAATCTCATACAGCGCCTCTTCCACTTGTTCCCTATGGGTATGCCGGATCGGAGTAGTTATAGAGAATCTGTGCGACGTGAACATGCAACATGGCATTCAACGGAAACGGTTTGCGCCCACGTCCTTTACCTGAAGCGTAATGCGGTTCGATCTTCGCTGGCATGACGGCCCACGGCAATAAAGCTTCGAGCTAACCGAGAAACTTCTCGTGCCGGGTGACTTTGCCTCTGTTAGCGTATTCGGCATCGGCAAAACTGAGTTATCGTTAAGGGTCCATGCGCGTCGTCGCGAAAACCAGGTGAATGCCAAATTATATCCCTGGTGTGCAATTAATCAGAGGTTCCTTAACGGAATAAATAGCACCACGAGACTTTAGTTATTTCAGAATTCCCTTGAAACTTCTGCCGGCAAGAAAAATATCACTTTTTAGGAAGCTGATGCGCCATCTTATAATCCATCAATATTTATCTTTTGTATAAATAGTTCATGCCCATTAATCAGGTGTCCAAGCGCTCCAATAAACTCCAATACTCTAACAAATCATGTGGAAACCGATGCTTTGCGAGAAAAGATTGCCGCATGCCTTCATATTGCGTCAAACAATCTTCATAGGCCTGGGGCCAATTATTCACCACCCGCCTTAATTCATCTTCCCAGCCAGTTTCATGCAATTGAATACAGCATTCAGCAATGCAGGATCGGTCTTGCGTTCCAATCGAAACCGTTGCTCGGCCGCAACGCAACGCGGCAATGATACGCATCAATGAAAGCCAACGCCAATTGGGTCGCTGGGGAATATTCAACACGATGCGCGCGGATTCATTAAGTCGGTCACGCCCCTTTCTCGGTAAAAAGTTCGAGGTTTGCGCTAACACAAAACGTTCGGCAATCGCCCGTAGCGTTTGATCCCGAAACGCAGTAAGTGCGCCGGAAAAAACGACTTCATGCGTCGGGTTTTGACCCGTCAATTCAACACGCACTAATTCGGGAAACGGAAGCGTTCTGACTGTAAGGCCGGGAAACATTCTCTCAGACCCTACTAACTCAGGCAGGTCCCCCAACACAAAAATAGCCCGAAAATAAGGTACGCAATCCATGAGATTCTTGATTCTCGCCACCTGAGTTGCAGGATGCATGTAGTCATTATTGCTCCATAATCGGTCGCCATGGATGAACAATTCGTTTCCAACCAGATCAAGGTGCTCGGTCATAATAACCGCCACTCGCTTGCCAGTGCGTTCGCAATAATCAATGAGTGTCCTGCTGGTCATTTCCGAAAAATTCTCGATGACTACATTTAGCGCACTATCCTTTGGCGTGCGCCCCATAGTCACGGAATAACCATGTTGCTGCATTATCAGAAAAAAGAACTCGATCTGATCAGTTACGCCTTGTAAAGGATGGTTATATAACCAAAGGTGAATCGACCGACTCTTGGAATGCCCGGTCATGACAAACTGCGCTCTACAGCCATTCTTACATCCTCAAGCGAGTCGCCGGTATAGAGCTGGCTATAGCCGTTTGTATTTACACGATTCATATCAAATGCCCCTTCGGCTTGCATGATTGCAAAAAAAGAATTTCCAACACGGATCAAATTGAAGCCGCAAACCCCCTCTTCAACTAACTCAATGCTTTCTTGCGATACAGTCGATAACTCTTCAACTTTACGCAGAATGTCCTTAAGACTTGTTCCTTTAATGCAAACTTCGTAATCTCCAGCATCTGCGCGCTGCTTGTTGAATTCTCCTCCATTCTTGGAGATGGCATAAAACTGATGATTGCAACGTATAATATTCAGCCCATGCATATCTTGTGCAACAAGTTCAATATTGGCTTCCGGCTGGGCTATTTTTTGCTCCGCAACTATTTCGCCAAAGAATTGCCTCCATGCTCGATATAAACGCCTTAACAACTTAAGAAATTTGGATGAGAGCGCGTAAACAAGGGGAAAAGGCATTAATTTGTTGGCTACGACTTCAATAAACCGTTTTGTATTGCGGCGCTCGGCCTCCGTGATTGGGACTCTGAGATAACATCCGCCTAGCCCTTTTATTTCCGTTGAAAACGCGAGAGGGATGGGCAATGACGGCTCGACATACTCAGTGATTGGAGACCAGTCATGCAACCCCACCGCTTGATCGCCAGGAGAGGCAATAAAACACCCTCCCATTTCGGTGACGCATCCTTGACCGGTATGCAATCTGGCTACCGGTTGCGGCGGACTCGTGAAAACCCTGCCCCAATCGCTGTCGTCAATTAAAAGATGATGCTTCGCTGGCGATAAATCTGTTGCCCCATTCGACACAAGATTATCTTTAAGAAAATCCTGATATAAACCATATACGTCAGACCAAAAGGCTTCGCTGAATAGGCGCCCTGAAAACTCCATACGAGCTTTTCTGCACACGTTGGCAGACAATTCTGCGTATTTTTTTGGATTTTGGAACAGTTCCGTTATGCGCCTTAAGAGTTGTTCAACAAGGGCGTCTTCCAAATCTGGATTTCGAGCATATTGATCAATCATTACTCCGCATTCAGGATCTCGTCGCCAATTGTTGGCATATACTCCGGATAAGATTATTCCATCCTTCCCATCCACGACATAGAGGCTGGTCCCAATGGTATCGGAGACAACCGGCACAGCGCCCGCGTCCATAGCCTGCATGATCGAAACCGAATGCAAGGAAGCGCTCGGAAGCAGCAGAAAATGCGCGGCGCACATTAGCTTCTCCAGTTCATGCGCTGTCAGATAATCCTCAATCCATATAATGCTATGACCTTCGTGACAGCCCAACCAATCTAAATCAACACCATATTGTCGCAACATTGCATCCGAGGGGCGTCCGCAACGCATAAACAATCGTTTATTCTCCGGATCGCGACAAAAGGCTTGCCAAAAACGCAAGACAATATGCCCGCCGCGCAAGAAAAAATTTGCGGGATTCTGATTGGCCGAATTGACAAACAGGAATCTGGTTGACGATAGAGGACCTTTGGATAATTGTTTATTTTCTTCCGCCCCCTCCATTAAACCAATGCGCGACAAATGAAGCTTGGCATCGATGATAGGCGACGCAAAAAAACGGCTCAAATCCGTGATCGTCTCAGGTAAATGGGAAAAAACTCCAAGACACAGCGGATTTTCGAATATTTGCTTGTAATGCGCTCGTACCTGTTCTTGCGATTCCATGCTACCGGTTCCTTGATGCGCGAATGGAAAAAAAACCGGCGCGAACGATTCGCAGTGAAATACAAAAGGGCGACACAGACTCGGAAACGGTGCAGTGTGATGAACTTCAATCTCACCGGGCAATAAACGGGTTAATCCCTGATTGGCAGACCAATAATGTGCAAAGTAATCCTTCTCGATAGGCGATAAGGAAACGTTTTCCAACTTGACGGCCTCTTTCGCAACTTCGGCGAGTAAGGATTCTCTGAACGCCTCGTCGCCGCGCAAAGATTGCGATAACTCGATGTTATCCCATGCCGCGATATTCAACCAGTCGGGCTTCTCTTCGAACAACGCCCGGTAGAGGGGATGAAAGCCATTCAGCGGAATATAGTGTGTCAGGCTCCAGGGAATTGCGACATTCAGCATCTGTTCGCTCATCAAGGTTTTCTCCGAAACAGACGCGATAGGAAACTCGCATTACGAATGTTGAGCTTATTATTCAAGTCCATAATTCGTTCTTCTTGTTTGTGTACTTCACCTTGCAAGCCTGCGTGCTGTTGAATAATGCTAGTTAACGTATTCTGCAAACTTTTGACCACAGAGTCCTCAATTTGCAGGCTCAATCCCTGTAGAGAACCTTCGATTTTTTCTCCGTATAAACGGGACATATCATAAACATGCTGTTGAATGATGCTAGTTAGCGTATGTTGCAAACCTTTGACCACGGAGTCTTCAATCTGCAGACTCAAAGCCTGTAGAGAACCTTCGATTTTTTCCCCGTATAAACGGGCCATATCATAAACATTCTGTAACTGTAACTGTTCCGATTGCGTTTGAATCGAACGCGCACAGTCGTCGAGCTGAGCTTGCAAACCGGCAATATTTCCGTTGACATTATTCGTCAGGCGAACCGCCGTCGAGATACCATCTATATCATCCATCAGAGTGTCGACATCCCTTGCCATTAGAATAGCGTCCGGCGTGTAAAGGGTCAGCAAAGTCTGTAAATTTTGCGCTAAATTGATCGTGCCAACAGACTGACGCAAAGCGAAATAACGTCCCTTCCAGGCCACCAAATTGAAGCCTTTGTAAGCATCAAAGAGACAAGGCTCTTCGGATTCCATCCAGTAGGCCAGGGAAACGTTGTTCGCCGTGTTGGAATGCAACTCAAGCCCCGTATGGTTAAGCTGCGCCAATTGCAGATCATAAGCCTTACGGCCAATCAACAATACGGACTTTAATTCGGCAAGCGTCGTTGCCGAAGGCAAGCGCGCAAGCTGCTGGGGCGCGCATTCATCCAGAGCAATAACACCCGCCGAAAGGGGGACGGCATAAAAACGGCGGGCATAGCGGACAAGATTGCAGCCCATGAAGTCTTGTTCCACGGTCAAAGGCATCTCGTTGAAGTCTTTGGCCGAATACCGCAACGGACGCGACTGAAATTCAGCCACCCGGCTAGGAATCAACGAATCACCCCTTACCGTGTAGCCGAAGCCGGAAAGAACATCAGCGCATCGATCGGCCAATTCGTCGATCAGATTTGAAGGCAATTGCGAAAGATAGCCACCTATACGACCTTCACGAAAGGTCGCCGAATTCTGATTGAAGACCTGAGCAGCAATGTCTTTGGTAATACCGTCCGCCTGAAGTTTTAATTGTATGGCCCAAATCGATTTAAGTTGAGCGCGTGCCGAACCGCCGCCGGCTCCCCCCACCAGTTCCTCGAAAGCGACCGGGATGACATTCGGAAAATTCAGCCATGGCAAAAAACCTCCCACACGCTGCCGTAAGGAACCCAACAACCATTCGTCGTCTACCAATTGGCGCACCCGATGTTCAAAATCCTCACCGG
The window above is part of the Methylomonas sp. ZR1 genome. Proteins encoded here:
- a CDS encoding transposase, which codes for MVKFHIVVDSETGLVHTFKVTSGNVSDIAEAASLLHGEEQFVHGDAGYQARWPFW
- a CDS encoding transposase, which gives rise to MPCCMFTSHRFSITTPIRHTHREQVEEALYEIESLRRFCGICLEAVLDESTILQFRHRPRLEIRTKRTIPRCMPARKAFNG
- a CDS encoding glycosyltransferase yields the protein MSEQMLNVAIPWSLTHYIPLNGFHPLYRALFEEKPDWLNIAAWDNIELSQSLRGDEAFRESLLAEVAKEAVKLENVSLSPIEKDYFAHYWSANQGLTRLLPGEIEVHHTAPFPSLCRPFVFHCESFAPVFFPFAHQGTGSMESQEQVRAHYKQIFENPLCLGVFSHLPETITDLSRFFASPIIDAKLHLSRIGLMEGAEENKQLSKGPLSSTRFLFVNSANQNPANFFLRGGHIVLRFWQAFCRDPENKRLFMRCGRPSDAMLRQYGVDLDWLGCHEGHSIIWIEDYLTAHELEKLMCAAHFLLLPSASLHSVSIMQAMDAGAVPVVSDTIGTSLYVVDGKDGIILSGVYANNWRRDPECGVMIDQYARNPDLEDALVEQLLRRITELFQNPKKYAELSANVCRKARMEFSGRLFSEAFWSDVYGLYQDFLKDNLVSNGATDLSPAKHHLLIDDSDWGRVFTSPPQPVARLHTGQGCVTEMGGCFIASPGDQAVGLHDWSPITEYVEPSLPIPLAFSTEIKGLGGCYLRVPITEAERRNTKRFIEVVANKLMPFPLVYALSSKFLKLLRRLYRAWRQFFGEIVAEQKIAQPEANIELVAQDMHGLNIIRCNHQFYAISKNGGEFNKQRADAGDYEVCIKGTSLKDILRKVEELSTVSQESIELVEEGVCGFNLIRVGNSFFAIMQAEGAFDMNRVNTNGYSQLYTGDSLEDVRMAVERSLS
- a CDS encoding glycosyltransferase family 2 protein, giving the protein MDNSKLKFITTLFIPVKNEIDALKVIMPRIDKSWCDEILILDGSSDDGSKEYLISKGYNVVRQKSKGVKAAFWEAFELARGDVIIPFSPDGNSIPEDIPRLIEKINAGYDIVVASRYKGDAISEDDDFVSGIANKFFTGLINILFSTKYTDGLVMYKAFKKSHLYTLEIDKFKSDFSEIMLLTRGARYGLKITEISSSEPPRIGVQGSRAHPGVLGKYKSALVLLKSILRDALFYHPSLNR
- a CDS encoding acyltransferase family protein is translated as MNSSLLHTAGTQYSTYYKEIDGIRAIAVILVVLFHLEIAGFKGGFVGVDIFFVISGYLITGLLLDELYQSRVKNIDYGLFLIRRAKRIFPALAFTLFLSFFIAEISFRPDDFEHLGGSIFYALVGLSNILFWSQSGYFDKVAYLKPALHTWSLSVELQFYLIWPIIVLFLFRRVPRAHLTQAFFLISAFSVLLNIAYVNNLFEIQNKLGLYLSVSFSNVESSAFFLMPFRIFEFSLGAALLGVEHSQNRSDWVKEAAVFIGFLTIMYAATQHKDEHAYTCTFALLPCFGAALIIYGAKTSRLFGALLRHSLVSGLGLISYSVYLIHWPTIVFYKYIKPESWSLLDKVAVLILSIAIAALLYKFIEAPFRRIDFQSTSSGRRKFWSAVSLSLVIVGAPALHVYSHDGWRWRFPKNVSYLLSGTKDSLSTLKPRAPGCSFTNFKNFDQAECIQPVNGKVNILLMGDSVASYSWMGLNENLPRERFNLLQATPSNCRPGVNWGMDYCLQSNQFMFDFIEKNAIDLTIFASLGPDYNNFRETIRYMKAIGKPVLVVGQPFIFKEKLIDIVAREASEKSTEYEIQSIARDGLLSNTVDLRRAIQKIANEENVDYFDIQEQLCDVVDDLSTCSFIIGNSLITADNNHLTPAASTKIFKKLGGIIRAKYQNLNVF